A window of Fictibacillus halophilus contains these coding sequences:
- a CDS encoding thiamine pyrophosphate-dependent dehydrogenase E1 component subunit alpha, whose amino-acid sequence MAELRHEQLGLTNEDVIHMYRTMLLARKIDERMWLLNRAGKIPFVISCQGQEAAQVGAAMALDNEKDFVLPYYRDMGVVLQFGMTAKDLMLSGFAKAEDPNSGGRQMPGHFGSKKLRIVTGSSPVTTQVPHAVGIALGGRMEGKDLVTFTTFGEGSSNQGDFHEGANFASVHKLPVIFMCENNKYAISVPISKQLACVNVSDRAIGYGMPGVTVDGNDPLAVYEAVKEAADRGRRGEGPTLVETVAYRLTPHSSDDDDRAYRTREEVEEAKAKDPIHTFAAYLKENGILTEELEKQITDEIQKEVDEATDYAENAKYADPESALLHVYAE is encoded by the coding sequence ATGGCAGAATTACGTCATGAACAATTAGGCTTAACCAATGAAGATGTAATCCATATGTATAGAACGATGTTATTAGCAAGAAAAATTGATGAGCGTATGTGGCTATTGAACCGTGCGGGGAAGATTCCTTTCGTTATCTCGTGTCAAGGGCAAGAAGCAGCACAAGTTGGTGCAGCGATGGCTCTAGATAATGAGAAAGATTTTGTGCTGCCATACTACCGCGACATGGGTGTTGTTTTACAGTTTGGTATGACAGCGAAAGATCTTATGCTTTCAGGTTTTGCAAAAGCAGAAGACCCTAACAGCGGCGGTCGCCAGATGCCAGGGCATTTTGGTTCTAAAAAGCTTCGCATCGTAACAGGTTCTTCACCTGTTACAACTCAAGTTCCTCATGCTGTAGGAATTGCGCTTGGCGGAAGAATGGAAGGCAAAGACCTAGTAACGTTCACAACGTTTGGTGAGGGCTCATCTAACCAAGGAGATTTCCACGAAGGAGCAAACTTTGCTTCTGTTCATAAACTTCCTGTTATCTTTATGTGTGAGAATAATAAATACGCAATCTCGGTTCCAATCTCTAAACAGCTAGCTTGTGTGAACGTTTCTGACCGTGCGATCGGTTACGGAATGCCAGGAGTAACAGTGGACGGGAATGACCCACTAGCTGTTTATGAAGCTGTTAAAGAAGCTGCTGATCGCGGTCGACGCGGTGAAGGCCCTACTTTAGTTGAGACAGTAGCGTATCGCTTAACGCCTCACTCATCAGATGATGATGATCGTGCGTACAGAACGCGTGAAGAGGTTGAAGAAGCGAAAGCAAAAGATCCGATTCATACGTTTGCGGCTTACTTAAAAGAGAATGGTATCTTGACAGAAGAACTAGAAAAACAGATCACGGACGAAATTCAAAAAGAAGTGGATGAAGCTACTGATTATGCAGAGAACGCAAAATATGCTGATCCTGAAAGCGCACTTCTTCATGTTTACGCAGAGTAA
- a CDS encoding transporter substrate-binding domain-containing protein: MKRNLFSIYFIIVLALLAGCGAVEEKSSTNTGSDSSEKTLVMATSADYPPYEYVETAKGGEIVGFDIDVANHIAKKLGYKVEIKDMDFNGLIPALDSGKADFVIAGMTPNEERRKTVDFSDEYYAAQQLIVTKDKTIKSVENLEGKTIGVQLASIQEKEADKLLKDHKFEVVQRNKVTELVQEMKSNRVDAAIIEDAVAYEFLKKNKDLSSFALPNTDAAGSAIAFPKDSELTEAFNAELKKMKEDGTLDELVEKWFGVKK, from the coding sequence ATGAAACGAAATCTTTTTAGCATTTATTTTATCATAGTACTCGCATTGTTGGCGGGTTGTGGGGCAGTTGAAGAAAAGAGTTCGACTAATACAGGGAGCGACTCGTCAGAGAAGACGTTAGTGATGGCAACTTCAGCAGATTATCCTCCTTATGAATATGTGGAAACAGCAAAAGGTGGAGAGATCGTAGGTTTTGATATTGATGTAGCGAATCATATCGCAAAAAAATTAGGATATAAGGTTGAGATAAAGGACATGGACTTTAACGGGTTGATTCCTGCATTAGACAGCGGCAAAGCTGACTTTGTAATCGCTGGAATGACACCTAATGAAGAACGAAGAAAAACTGTAGATTTTTCAGATGAATATTATGCAGCCCAACAATTAATCGTTACAAAAGACAAAACCATTAAAAGTGTGGAGAATCTTGAAGGCAAAACAATTGGCGTACAATTAGCTTCCATTCAAGAAAAAGAAGCAGATAAATTATTAAAGGATCATAAATTTGAAGTTGTTCAGCGTAACAAAGTAACTGAATTGGTTCAAGAGATGAAATCAAACCGTGTAGATGCTGCGATTATTGAAGATGCAGTAGCTTACGAGTTTTTGAAGAAAAATAAAGACCTTTCCTCTTTCGCACTTCCAAACACTGACGCAGCAGGATCGGCTATTGCTTTTCCTAAGGATAGTGAGCTGACTGAAGCATTCAATGCGGAATTAAAGAAGATGAAAGAAGACGGTACATTGGACGAGCTAGTTGAAAAGTGGTTCGGTGTTAAAAAATAG
- a CDS encoding alpha-ketoacid dehydrogenase subunit beta — translation MPVISYIDAVTQAIREEMQRDKRVFVVGEDVGVRGGVFRATTGLIEEFGEERVIDAPLAESAIAGVGIGAAMYGMRPIAEMQFADFIMPAVNQIVSEAAKIRYRSNNDWTCPITIRAPYGGGVHGALYHSQSVEALFANVPGLKIVMPSTPYDVKGLLKSAIRDEDPVLFFEHKRAYRLIKGEVPSEEYTLPIGKADVKREGEDITVITYGLCVHFALQAAEKLEKDGISAHILDLRTVYPLDKEAIIEAASKTGKVLLVTEDNKEGSIMSEVSAIIAENCLFELDAPVQRLAGPDVPAMPYAPTMEKHFMVNPDKVEKAMRDLAAF, via the coding sequence ATGCCGGTAATTTCATATATTGATGCTGTAACACAAGCGATTCGCGAAGAGATGCAACGCGATAAGCGAGTATTCGTAGTAGGTGAAGATGTTGGTGTACGTGGAGGAGTTTTCCGTGCAACGACTGGGTTAATTGAAGAGTTTGGAGAAGAGAGAGTGATCGATGCTCCTCTCGCAGAATCTGCTATTGCAGGAGTTGGTATCGGTGCGGCGATGTACGGTATGCGTCCGATTGCAGAGATGCAGTTCGCTGACTTTATCATGCCAGCCGTTAACCAGATTGTTTCTGAAGCTGCTAAGATTCGCTATCGTTCGAACAATGATTGGACGTGCCCGATTACGATTCGTGCTCCATATGGCGGTGGTGTTCATGGTGCACTTTATCACTCACAATCTGTTGAAGCACTATTCGCTAACGTACCAGGCTTAAAGATTGTTATGCCTTCTACGCCTTATGATGTAAAAGGTCTTTTGAAGTCTGCAATCCGTGATGAAGATCCCGTTCTTTTCTTTGAACATAAACGTGCCTACCGACTGATTAAAGGCGAAGTACCGAGTGAAGAATATACACTGCCGATCGGAAAAGCAGATGTGAAGCGTGAAGGAGAAGATATTACCGTTATTACATACGGACTTTGTGTACACTTTGCCCTTCAAGCGGCTGAGAAGTTAGAAAAAGACGGAATCTCAGCTCATATTCTCGATCTTCGTACCGTTTACCCATTGGATAAAGAAGCCATTATCGAAGCAGCTTCTAAAACAGGTAAAGTGCTACTCGTTACTGAGGACAATAAAGAAGGAAGCATCATGAGTGAAGTTTCTGCGATCATTGCTGAAAATTGCTTGTTTGAATTAGATGCACCTGTTCAACGCCTGGCAGGTCCAGATGTACCGGCGATGCCGTATGCTCCAACGATGGAGAAGCACTTTATGGTGAATCCTGACAAAGTAGAAAAAGCCATGAGAGATCTTGCGGCATTTTAA
- a CDS encoding aromatic acid exporter family protein, with translation MKFTIGYRTLKTAIGAGLAIALAEWLGLDFYTSAGILTILCIKITKKKSIISSWERFAACILGIGFASAIFSLIGYHPYALTVLLILFIPTLVSLNLKEGIITSSVIILHLYTLQKVTWEIVLNEFSIIVIGIGMGLIMNLYMPSVEKILLNMQRELEKRYKVIFHEFHLYLAHDKHEWDGKEITECADLISNAKSIAFRDIENHFLRYENQYYHYFKMREKQFEIIQRMLPIISSIDKTYVQCEKLGSFFERLSAAVHPGNTAVLFLDDLEKMRQEFREMHLPKDRDEFETRSKLYQLLQDIEDYLIIKSKFKK, from the coding sequence ATGAAATTCACTATTGGCTATCGAACATTAAAGACTGCAATCGGAGCAGGTCTTGCTATCGCCTTAGCTGAGTGGCTAGGGTTAGACTTTTATACGTCTGCCGGTATACTAACCATTCTTTGTATAAAGATAACGAAGAAGAAGTCGATCATCTCTTCATGGGAAAGATTTGCTGCTTGTATACTCGGAATTGGATTTGCGAGTGCAATCTTTTCACTGATCGGCTATCATCCTTATGCACTAACCGTTCTTTTAATTCTATTCATTCCAACACTCGTTTCCCTAAATCTGAAAGAAGGCATCATTACATCGTCGGTCATCATCCTTCATTTATACACCCTACAAAAGGTCACATGGGAAATCGTGCTTAACGAATTTAGCATCATCGTAATTGGTATAGGGATGGGATTAATCATGAATCTCTATATGCCTTCGGTGGAAAAAATACTGTTAAACATGCAAAGGGAACTCGAAAAAAGATACAAAGTGATCTTTCATGAATTTCATCTGTATTTGGCTCATGATAAACACGAATGGGACGGAAAAGAGATTACAGAATGTGCAGATCTTATCTCAAACGCGAAAAGTATTGCATTTCGAGACATTGAAAATCATTTTCTTCGTTACGAAAACCAGTATTATCACTATTTTAAGATGAGAGAAAAACAGTTTGAGATCATCCAACGAATGCTACCGATCATTTCTTCCATCGATAAGACATATGTTCAGTGTGAAAAACTAGGAAGCTTCTTCGAACGCCTAAGCGCAGCCGTACACCCAGGAAATACAGCGGTTTTGTTTTTAGATGATCTCGAAAAGATGAGACAAGAATTCCGAGAGATGCATCTACCAAAAGACAGAGACGAATTCGAAACACGCTCAAAACTCTACCAGCTACTTCAAGACATCGAGGATTACTTAATCATCAAAAGTAAATTTAAGAAGTAG
- a CDS encoding NUDIX domain-containing protein, translating into MQFGEKMKDVRYRKREAVYAIVVDDNRNIAVIVQNGKGFLPGGGIETGENHIVCLKRECIEETGYTFKMEQFLGNAKQYFRTRQGEHLMNDGYFYTGSFGEYANEPLDQDHKLVWMNIDQAEELLFHSSHVWAVRKGLGLE; encoded by the coding sequence TTGCAATTTGGTGAAAAGATGAAGGATGTTCGTTATCGTAAACGAGAAGCTGTGTATGCCATAGTCGTGGATGATAATAGGAATATTGCCGTTATCGTTCAGAATGGCAAAGGATTCTTACCGGGAGGCGGTATAGAAACTGGAGAAAATCATATAGTCTGTTTGAAAAGAGAATGTATCGAGGAGACAGGCTATACATTTAAGATGGAGCAATTTTTAGGAAATGCAAAGCAATATTTTAGAACGAGACAAGGCGAACATCTAATGAATGATGGGTATTTTTATACAGGTTCCTTTGGAGAGTATGCAAATGAGCCATTAGATCAAGATCATAAGTTAGTGTGGATGAATATTGATCAAGCTGAGGAGCTATTATTTCATTCGTCTCATGTGTGGGCTGTGAGAAAGGGGCTCGGGTTGGAGTAA
- a CDS encoding acyl-CoA mutase large subunit family protein gives MDKQQRIKEWQEKTAQSMNRFPERKERFHTSSDIEVERLYGTEEEHYPMESLGLPGEYPYTRGSQSTMYRARFWTMRQYAGFGSAEETNKRFRYLLDQGQTGLSVAFDLPTQIGYDSDHSMSRGEVGKVGVAIDSIEDMEALLKDIPLDKVSTSMTINAPASVLLAMYIAVAEKQGVGPEKLSGTIQNDILKEYIARGTYIFPPKPSMRLITDIFGYCQEFVPKWNTISISGYHIREAGANAAQELAFTIANGLAYVDAAIEAGLNIDDFAPRLAFFFNAHNQFFEEVAKFRAARRMWAKLMKEHYGARNPKSWQLRFHTQTGGSTLTAQQPDNNIVRVTTQALSAVLGGTQSLHTNSRDEALALPTEDSARIALRTQQILAHETGVADTVDPLAGSYYVEHLTDELERKANEYIEKINQMGGAVAAVEQGYMQREIHHTSYETQKKIESGQEIIVGMNKFSIENEPQPELLRVDPTLGEKQKEKLQALKAKRDQNRVSAQLESLRAAAKGDDNLMPIIVECVKSYCTIGEICGVLREEFGEYTGV, from the coding sequence ATGGATAAACAACAGCGTATAAAAGAATGGCAAGAAAAGACCGCACAATCAATGAATAGATTTCCAGAACGAAAAGAAAGGTTTCATACTTCTTCAGATATAGAGGTTGAAAGGCTGTATGGTACAGAGGAAGAGCATTATCCAATGGAATCGTTGGGGCTTCCGGGAGAATATCCATACACACGTGGCTCTCAATCCACGATGTATCGTGCAAGATTCTGGACGATGAGACAATACGCCGGTTTTGGCTCGGCAGAAGAAACGAATAAACGTTTTCGCTATTTGCTTGATCAAGGGCAGACCGGGCTTTCTGTAGCATTCGACCTTCCTACACAAATCGGGTATGACTCAGATCACTCGATGTCACGCGGTGAAGTAGGGAAAGTAGGAGTAGCGATTGATTCGATCGAAGACATGGAAGCTCTTTTAAAAGACATTCCGCTCGATAAGGTAAGTACTTCGATGACGATTAACGCACCTGCTTCTGTTCTGCTCGCTATGTATATCGCTGTTGCTGAGAAGCAGGGAGTAGGTCCAGAAAAACTTTCAGGAACGATACAGAATGATATTTTAAAAGAATACATCGCGCGTGGTACATATATTTTTCCACCAAAGCCTTCTATGCGATTGATTACAGATATCTTCGGCTATTGTCAGGAATTTGTACCAAAGTGGAATACGATCAGCATCTCTGGCTATCACATTCGAGAAGCTGGGGCGAATGCCGCGCAAGAACTTGCTTTTACAATTGCAAATGGACTTGCCTATGTGGATGCTGCGATAGAAGCCGGACTAAATATCGATGACTTTGCTCCGCGGTTAGCCTTTTTCTTTAACGCGCATAATCAGTTCTTTGAGGAAGTTGCGAAGTTCAGAGCAGCTCGTAGAATGTGGGCTAAACTTATGAAAGAACATTATGGAGCAAGAAATCCAAAGTCATGGCAGCTTCGTTTTCATACACAAACGGGAGGATCAACCCTCACGGCACAGCAGCCTGATAACAATATCGTACGAGTTACAACCCAAGCACTTTCAGCCGTCCTAGGTGGAACGCAGAGTCTTCATACGAACTCAAGAGACGAAGCACTTGCTCTACCAACTGAAGATTCGGCTCGAATCGCTCTTCGTACTCAGCAGATCTTAGCTCATGAAACAGGTGTGGCTGATACTGTGGATCCACTTGCAGGTTCTTATTACGTAGAACATTTAACAGATGAACTAGAACGAAAAGCAAACGAATACATTGAGAAGATCAATCAGATGGGTGGAGCGGTTGCGGCCGTTGAACAAGGATACATGCAGCGAGAGATCCACCATACGTCCTATGAAACTCAGAAAAAGATCGAGAGTGGCCAAGAAATCATCGTAGGCATGAATAAATTTAGTATTGAAAATGAACCACAGCCTGAATTGTTAAGAGTGGATCCGACTTTAGGAGAGAAACAGAAAGAAAAGTTGCAAGCACTGAAAGCAAAGAGAGATCAAAACCGAGTGAGCGCTCAGTTGGAATCATTACGTGCTGCAGCTAAAGGCGATGATAACTTAATGCCGATCATCGTTGAATGTGTAAAATCATATTGTACGATCGGAGAAATATGCGGTGTGCTTCGAGAAGAATTTGGAGAATATACAGGGGTCTAA
- a CDS encoding amino acid ABC transporter ATP-binding protein, with protein MIDVKGLKKRFGNNEVLKGISTSIKKGEVIAVIGPSGSGKSTFLRCLNLLETHDEGYIKIEGKDIKEMELHLRKKIGMVFQHFNLFPHLTVLENVTFAPQQVLKISKSEAEKEALDLLKTVGLSDKANSYPSNLSGGQKQRVAIARALAMKPEVMLFDEPTSALDPEMVKEVLQVMKNLVKLGMTMVIVTHEMGFAKEVADRVLFMDDGKLVEDQVPGIFFENPKTDRAKAFLEKVL; from the coding sequence GTGATTGATGTTAAAGGTTTGAAAAAAAGATTCGGAAATAATGAAGTGTTAAAAGGGATATCAACTTCGATAAAAAAAGGAGAAGTTATCGCTGTGATCGGGCCTTCAGGATCAGGTAAGTCTACATTTCTCCGCTGTTTGAATCTTTTAGAAACACACGATGAAGGTTATATTAAGATTGAAGGTAAAGATATAAAAGAGATGGAACTTCACCTTCGTAAAAAGATAGGGATGGTGTTTCAGCATTTCAATCTGTTTCCTCATTTAACCGTTTTAGAAAATGTTACATTCGCGCCTCAGCAAGTATTAAAGATCTCCAAGAGTGAAGCTGAAAAGGAAGCTTTAGATCTTCTTAAAACAGTTGGACTGAGTGATAAAGCGAACAGCTATCCTTCAAACCTCTCTGGCGGACAAAAGCAGCGGGTGGCGATAGCGAGAGCCCTCGCTATGAAACCTGAAGTTATGCTTTTTGATGAACCAACTTCGGCTCTTGACCCAGAGATGGTAAAAGAGGTGCTGCAAGTGATGAAGAACCTCGTCAAGCTTGGCATGACGATGGTTATTGTGACACATGAGATGGGCTTCGCAAAAGAAGTTGCCGATCGGGTTCTGTTCATGGACGATGGAAAATTAGTAGAAGATCAAGTACCTGGTATTTTCTTTGAAAATCCGAAAACAGATCGAGCTAAAGCTTTCTTAGAAAAAGTGCTATAA
- a CDS encoding L,D-transpeptidase — protein MGKLKLAFILLFSPIWPIGDAHALGDPYVIINKTSNRLAYVEDGMIKEIYKVATGKSKELTPEGEFTITVKAVDPYYRKKDIPGGDKTNPLGTRWIGFDANGTDGRTFGIHGNNNPSAIGRYVTAGCIRMYEKDVQKLYSKLKIGTKIKVIHSAKSFEDIIKQ, from the coding sequence ATGGGAAAACTCAAGTTAGCTTTTATCTTGTTATTTTCACCAATTTGGCCGATCGGAGATGCACATGCTTTAGGAGACCCTTATGTAATCATCAACAAAACATCCAACAGACTTGCATACGTTGAAGATGGGATGATTAAAGAAATCTATAAAGTAGCAACAGGCAAGTCAAAAGAACTAACACCAGAAGGCGAGTTTACAATCACGGTAAAAGCTGTTGATCCTTATTATCGAAAAAAGGATATACCAGGTGGCGATAAAACGAATCCGCTCGGCACACGTTGGATCGGTTTTGACGCAAACGGAACGGACGGTCGCACCTTCGGAATACATGGAAATAATAATCCATCAGCCATCGGAAGATATGTCACGGCCGGTTGCATACGTATGTATGAAAAAGATGTTCAGAAGCTTTACAGCAAACTAAAGATAGGCACAAAGATAAAAGTGATCCACTCCGCAAAAAGCTTTGAAGATATCATAAAACAGTAA
- the prli42 gene encoding stressosome-associated protein Prli42, which produces MNQKLIKTIVYIMIICLVLSSLLTGVAFFL; this is translated from the coding sequence TTGAATCAAAAACTAATAAAAACGATTGTGTACATTATGATTATCTGTCTTGTTCTAAGCAGTCTTTTAACAGGAGTCGCTTTTTTCTTATAA
- a CDS encoding dihydrolipoamide acetyltransferase family protein: MATEKITMPQLGESVTEGTISKWLVQPGDTVKKYDPLAEVMTDKVNAEVPSSFSGTIKELVAGEGDTLSVGELICYIETEGEGGGSAASTSTEEKPAETATTPSVSPSVSAAKPASNVNRAARGRFSPAVVRMASEHGIDLDQVEGSGQSGRITRKDLQRIIDSGEIPTKDNKPAAKDVSEAPAAVSAQNTAQPQQSAPALKPVAIDTMPGDIEIPVSGIRKAIAQNMVRSKHEAPHAWTMVEVDVTNLVEYRNSVKGDFKTKEGYNLTFLPFFIKAVVESLKEFPQINSMWAGDKIIQKKDINISIAVATDDALYVPVIKHADEKSIKGIARDVKELADKVRTNKLAGDDMKGGTFTVNNTGSFGSVMSTPIINYPQAAILSVESIVKRPVVMNNGMIAVRDMVNLCLSLDHRVLDGLVCGRFLAAVKARLESMTKENTSIY, encoded by the coding sequence ATGGCTACAGAGAAAATTACAATGCCCCAATTAGGGGAAAGTGTGACAGAAGGAACGATCAGTAAATGGCTCGTTCAGCCGGGTGATACGGTTAAAAAATATGATCCTTTGGCTGAAGTGATGACAGATAAAGTAAATGCAGAAGTTCCATCATCTTTTTCTGGAACAATAAAAGAACTGGTCGCTGGCGAAGGAGATACTCTTTCTGTAGGTGAGCTGATCTGCTATATCGAAACAGAAGGAGAAGGCGGGGGAAGTGCAGCATCAACTTCAACTGAAGAAAAGCCTGCTGAAACGGCAACAACACCTTCAGTATCTCCGAGTGTAAGTGCTGCTAAGCCTGCGTCAAACGTCAATCGAGCGGCAAGAGGTCGTTTTTCACCTGCAGTTGTACGTATGGCATCTGAACATGGCATCGATCTAGACCAGGTAGAGGGATCAGGACAAAGCGGAAGGATCACTCGAAAAGATCTACAGAGAATCATTGATTCTGGTGAGATTCCTACTAAAGATAACAAGCCAGCTGCAAAAGATGTTTCTGAAGCACCTGCTGCTGTTAGTGCACAAAATACGGCTCAACCGCAACAATCAGCGCCAGCATTAAAGCCGGTTGCGATTGACACTATGCCTGGGGATATTGAAATTCCGGTATCAGGTATCCGTAAAGCGATCGCTCAAAACATGGTTCGCTCAAAGCACGAAGCGCCTCATGCATGGACGATGGTAGAAGTGGATGTAACGAACTTGGTAGAATATCGTAATTCTGTAAAGGGTGATTTTAAAACAAAAGAAGGATACAACCTTACGTTCTTGCCTTTCTTTATCAAAGCTGTTGTCGAATCACTAAAAGAATTCCCTCAGATCAACTCGATGTGGGCAGGAGATAAGATCATCCAGAAAAAGGACATCAACATTTCAATCGCTGTTGCAACAGATGATGCACTATATGTTCCAGTCATCAAACATGCAGATGAGAAGTCTATCAAAGGAATCGCACGTGATGTGAAAGAACTAGCTGATAAAGTAAGAACGAATAAGTTGGCTGGTGACGACATGAAAGGCGGAACGTTTACCGTAAATAACACGGGTTCTTTCGGATCTGTGATGTCTACGCCGATCATCAACTATCCGCAAGCGGCTATCCTTTCTGTAGAATCGATCGTTAAGCGCCCGGTTGTTATGAACAATGGCATGATCGCTGTACGAGATATGGTTAACCTTTGTCTTTCTCTAGATCATCGTGTTCTTGATGGCCTTGTATGCGGACGCTTCTTAGCTGCTGTAAAAGCACGTTTAGAGAGCATGACAAAAGAAAATACATCCATTTATTAA
- a CDS encoding amino acid ABC transporter permease, translated as MNLDFAQLVPSIPYILYGIWVTLQFVAVSLVLGFLWGTVLSLFKIGKITILRWFADAYTSVFRGTPLILQMLLIYYAVPQLTGVDIGAFSAGVLTFALNSAAYISEIIRAGINAVDKGQKEAAMALGVPYRTMMLKIILPQAFKNILPALMNEFITLTKESAIVSVIGALDIMRRAQIVGASNYRFFEPLLLAGLVYYLLVMMLTLAGRVMERRLAKSD; from the coding sequence ATGAACTTGGATTTTGCCCAGCTCGTGCCTTCTATTCCGTATATTCTATACGGAATATGGGTTACGTTGCAGTTCGTGGCGGTATCGTTAGTACTAGGATTTTTATGGGGAACGGTACTTTCCCTATTTAAGATAGGTAAGATCACAATCTTAAGATGGTTTGCAGATGCATATACTTCGGTTTTCAGAGGAACGCCGTTAATTCTTCAGATGCTGTTGATCTATTATGCTGTACCTCAGCTAACGGGAGTCGATATTGGCGCATTCTCAGCAGGGGTTCTAACATTTGCTCTTAACTCGGCAGCATATATTTCAGAAATTATTCGTGCCGGTATCAATGCAGTCGACAAAGGACAGAAAGAAGCTGCTATGGCTTTAGGTGTTCCATATCGCACGATGATGCTGAAGATCATTCTACCTCAAGCCTTCAAGAACATTTTACCGGCATTGATGAATGAATTTATTACATTAACAAAAGAATCAGCAATCGTCTCCGTTATTGGAGCGCTTGATATTATGAGACGAGCTCAAATCGTTGGGGCGAGCAACTATCGCTTTTTTGAACCTCTATTATTAGCGGGGCTTGTTTATTATCTATTAGTGATGATGTTGACGTTGGCTGGTCGAGTTATGGAGAGGAGGCTTGCTAAGAGTGATTGA
- a CDS encoding BrxA/BrxB family bacilliredoxin: MNFQFNLFNDVVETARKEMVEAGYTQLFKPEDVEEAFQKEGTTLVMINSVCGCAGGIARPSASYSVKQDVRPDHLVTVFAGQDKEATETARSYFTGYPPSSPSFALLKDGEIQMMVERHEIEGHEPMEVVNKLRSAFETYCK; this comes from the coding sequence ATGAACTTTCAATTTAATCTTTTTAATGATGTAGTAGAAACGGCTCGTAAAGAAATGGTAGAGGCTGGCTATACACAGCTATTCAAACCAGAAGATGTTGAAGAAGCTTTTCAAAAAGAAGGTACAACACTTGTTATGATTAATTCCGTTTGTGGCTGTGCTGGAGGAATCGCACGCCCTTCGGCTTCATATTCGGTAAAACAAGACGTTCGCCCGGACCATCTTGTTACGGTATTTGCCGGACAAGATAAAGAAGCAACAGAAACAGCGCGTTCTTATTTTACAGGCTATCCACCGTCATCCCCATCATTTGCACTGTTAAAAGATGGAGAGATACAAATGATGGTCGAACGTCATGAGATTGAAGGCCACGAACCGATGGAAGTTGTAAACAAGCTAAGAAGTGCTTTTGAAACCTATTGTAAGTAG